Proteins from a single region of Syngnathus scovelli strain Florida chromosome 7, RoL_Ssco_1.2, whole genome shotgun sequence:
- the LOC137840481 gene encoding general transcription factor II-I repeat domain-containing protein 2-like, with protein sequence MAKRKVDTENREFQTRWESEYMFTEVAGKPVCLLCGESVAVMKEYNLRRHYETKHADKNKNMDMEQRLQKAEELKRGLKSRQALFKKAKSQGQAAVKASFILAEEIAKSARPFTEGDFIKNCMIKVCDEVCPETRQLFSNVSLSRNTIAERVDQLSINLKEQLVKKGKDFIAYSLAVDESTDISDIAQLSIFIRGVDSSLSVTEEFLALRPMHGTTTGHDLYEEVSRCVNEMELPWEKLVGLTTDGAPAMCGHRSGLVAKIREKMQEENATSELTAYHCIIHQESLCGKALKMEHVMSIITRAVNFIRAKGLNHRQFKAFLTELETEHGDLPYHTEVRWLSQGKVLQRCFELREEICLFLDSKGKDTTQLRDERFLCEMAFLCDITSHLNAMNLQLQGRDRVISDMYSTVKAFKTKLTLWETQMRQENLSHFPSCQTMKEKLSTSAFPRAHSWLIK encoded by the coding sequence atggcaaaacggaaggtggacactgagaaccgggagtttcaaacaaggtgggagtcggagtatatgttcacggaggtagctggaaaacctgtgtgtcttctgtgtggagaaagtgtggcggtaatgaaagagtataatctgagacgacattatgaaacgaaacacgcagacaaaaacaagaatatggacatggaacaaaggctacagaaggccgaggaattaaaacgaggcctcaaatctcgacaggctctgttcaaAAAAGCCAAATCACAAGgccaggctgctgtcaaggccagttttattttggcagaagagatcgctaaatcagcccggccatttacggagggggatttcatcaaaaactgtatGATTAAAGTTTGTGACGAAGTTTGCCCAGAAACAAGGCAACTCTTTTCAAATGTGAGTCTGAGCAGAAACACCATTGCCGAGCGAGTAGACCAGTTGTCCATCAATCTAAAAGAGCAGCTTGTGAAAAAGGGAAAAGATTTCATCGCATATTCCTTGGCTGTGGATGAGAGCACCGACATTTCTGACATTGCCCAGTTGTCAATTTTCATCCGCGGAGTGGACTCCAGCCTAAGCGTGACAGAGGAGTTTTTGGCTTTACGTCCTATGCATGGCACAACTACGGGGCATGATTTGTATGAAGAGGTGTCAAGATGTGTAAATGAGATGGAGCTGCCTTGGGAAAAACTCGTGGGTTTGACAACCGACGGAGCACCTGCGATGTGTGGACACAGGAGCGGACTGGTGGCGAAGATACGTGAAAAGATGCAAGAGGAAAACGCGACAAGTGAGCTGACAGCTTATCATTGTATCATACACCAGGAGTCGTTGTGCGGTAAAGCCTTGAAAATGGAACATGTAATGAGCATCATCACGCGCGCAGTTAACTTTATCAGAGCCAAAGGTTTAAATCACCGCCAGTTCAAGGCATTTCTGACGGAGTTAGAAACGGAGCATGGTGATTTGCCTTATCACACAGAGGTGCGATGGCTAAGCCAGGGAAAGGTGCTGCAAAGATGTTTCGAGCTTCGTGAGGAGATTTGTCTGTTCTTGGACAGCAAAGGGAAAGACACAACACAACTCCGAGACGAAAGGTTTCTGTGTGAAATGGCTTTTCTGTGTGACATTACGAGTCATCTGAATGCAATGAACTTGCAGCTGCAGGGTCGGGATCGTGTCATCTCTGATATGTACAGTACAGTGAAGGCATTTAAAACCAAACTGACTCTGTGGGAGACGCAGATGCGGCAAGAAAATTTGAGCCACTTTCCCAGCTGCCAGACCATGAAAGAGAAGCTCTCTACCAGTGCGTTCCCGAGAGCGCACAGTTGGCTGATAAAATAG